One part of the Enoplosus armatus isolate fEnoArm2 chromosome 16 unlocalized genomic scaffold, fEnoArm2.hap1 SUPER_16_unloc_3, whole genome shotgun sequence genome encodes these proteins:
- the LOC139307142 gene encoding kin of IRRE-like protein 3: MDCSGAPQPKSEETQTDPTNGYYTVNTFNEHHATPTMSLAPSQTPDAVRSPPAGTMTIGKQRVPTGMSFTNIYNTLGAGPNRLYDYSQRFVLGMGSSSIELCEREFQRSSLSDSSSFIDTQCDSSISSYSKQDTYVQFDKDSKTSASSSSHYSQSSSQNSDLTRPLQKRMQTHV; this comes from the exons ATGGATTGTTCCGGGGCACCACAACCCAAATCtgaggaaacacaaact GACCCCACCAATGGTTACTACACTGTCAACACCTTCAACGAGCACCACGCCACTCCCACCATGTCCCTGGCCCCCAGCCAGACACCCGACGCAGTCCGAAGCCCACCTGCTGGAACTATGACTATCGGCAAGCAGCGTGTGCCCACCGGCATGTCCTTCACCAACATCTACAACACACTAGGAGCCGGTCCAAACCGCCTGTACGACTATAGCCAGCGCTTCGTCCTGGGCATGGGCAGCAGCTCCATTGAACTATGCGAGCGAGAGTTTCAGCGTAGCTCACTCAGCGACTCTAGCTCCTTCATCGACACgcagtgtgacagcagcatcagcagctaCAGCAAGCAGGACACCTACGTGCAGTTTGACAAGGACAGCAAGACCTCAGCCTCATCCTCTTCCCACTATTCTCAGTCCTCCTCCCAGAACTCAGACCTCACAAGGCCTCTGCAGAAACGCATGCAGACCCACGTCTAA
- the LOC139307139 gene encoding serine--tRNA ligase, cytoplasmic-like isoform X1 — protein sequence MVLDLDLFRTDKGGDPEVVRETQRKRFKDVTLVDKLVSADTEWRKCRFTADNLNKAKNLCSKSIGEKMKRKEQVGEDESLPDEAQNLESLTAETLSALTVTQIKRVRLLVDEAVEKSDSERIKLEAERFEYLREIGNLLHPSVPISNDEDADNKVERTWGDCTVQKKYSHVDLVVMIDGFDGERGAVVAGSRGYFLKGPLVFLEQALINYALRILHGKKYTMLYTPFFMRKEVMQEVAQLSQFDEELYKVIGKGSEKSDDNSIDEKYLIATSEQPIAAFLRDEWLKPEDLPVRYAGFSTCFRQEVGSHGRDTRGIFRVHQFEKIEQFVYASPHDGKSWEMFDEMIETAEELYQSLGIPYRIVNIVSGRSNTRALDMLDLEAWFPGSGAFRELVSCSNCTDYQARRLRIRYGQTKKMMDKAEFVHMLNATMCATTRVMCAILENYQTEEGIVIPEKLREFMPPGWTEIIKFVKPAPIDQGLAKKAKKQHEGGKKKQGKGDQNLPNAMESMSVNDS from the exons ATGGTGCTCGACTTGGACCTGTTTCGGACCGACAAAGGCGGCGATCCAGAAGTCGTCCGTGAGACCCAAAGGAAGAGGTTTAAAGATGTAACACTCGTTGACAAACTGGTCTCCGCAGATACAGAGTGGAGGAAAT GCCGCTTCACTGCAGACAACCTCAACAAAGCTAAGAACCTCTGCAGCAAGAGCATTGGGGAGAAAATGAAG AGGAAGGAGCAAGTTGGGGAGGATGAGTCTTTACCTGATGAAGCGCAGAACTTGGAGTCCCTAACAGCTGAAACACTATCG GCCCTGACAGTAACCCAGATCAAGAGGGTGCGTTTGTTGGTGGATGAGGCAGTGGAGAAATCCGACAGTGAGAGGATAAAGCTCGAGGCCGAGCGCTTTGAGTACCTGAGGGAGATTGGCAATCTTCTGCACCCATCTGTACCCATCAGCAATGATGAG GATGCAGACAACAAGGTGGAGCGTACCTGGGGCGACTGCACCGTCCAGAAGAAGTACTCCCATGTTGACCTGGTGGTCATGATTGATGGCTttgatggagagaggggggctGTTGTGGCTGGGAGCAGAGGTTACTTTCTGAAG GGACCGCTGGTGTTCCTGGAGCAGGCCCTGATCAATTATGCCTTAAGGATCCTCCACGGCAAGAAGTACACCATGCTCTACACACCCTTCTTCATGAGGAAAGAGGTCATGCAGGAAGTCGCCCAACTCAGCCAGTTTGATGAAGAGCTTTACAAG GTCATTGGGAAGGGAAGTGAGAAGTCAGACGACAATTCCATAGATGAGAAGTACCTCATCGCCACCTCCGAGCAGCCCATTGCGGCCTTCCTGAGGGACGAGTGGCTCAAGCCCGAGGACCTGCCTGTCCGCTACGCCGGCTTCTCCACCTGCTTTCGACAGGAGGTGGGCTCCCATGGCAGAGACACCCGCGGGATCTTCAGGGTGCACCAGTTTGAGAAG ATTGAGCAGTTCGTCTATGCTTCCCCACATGATGGCAAATCCTGGGAGATGTTTGATGAGATGATAGAGACTGCAGAAGAATTATACCAGTCACTAGGGATTCCTTATCGCATCGTAAACATCGTCTCTGGTAGGTCCAACACACGTGCA TTGGACATGCTGGATCTGGAGGCCTGGTTCCCTGGCTCCGGTGCTTTCAGAGAGCTGGTCTCCTGCTCAAACTGCACCGACTACCAGGCCAGACGCCTCCGCATCCGCTACGGACAGACCAAAAAGATGATGGACAAG GCAGAGTTTGTGCACATGCTGAATGCGACCATGTGCGCCACCACACGTGTGATGTGTGCCATCCTAGAGAATTACCAAACCGAAGAAGGCATCGTTATTCCAGAGAAGCTCAGGGAGTTCATGCCTCCTG GTTGGACTGAGATCATTAAGTTTGTCAAGCCCGCTCCTATTGATCAGGGGCTGGCtaagaaagcaaagaaacagcatgaaggagggaagaagaagcagggaaAAGGAGACCAGAACCTGCCCAACGCCATGGAGAGCATGTCCGTCAACGACTCATAG
- the LOC139307139 gene encoding serine--tRNA ligase, cytoplasmic-like isoform X2 codes for MVLDLDLFRTDKGGDPEVVRETQRKRFKDVTLVDKLVSADTEWRKCRFTADNLNKAKNLCSKSIGEKMKRKEQVGEDESLPDEAQNLESLTAETLSALTVTQIKRVRLLVDEAVEKSDSERIKLEAERFEYLREIGNLLHPSVPISNDEDADNKVERTWGDCTVQKKYSHVDLVVMIDGFDGERGAVVAGSRGYFLKGPLVFLEQALINYALRILHGKKYTMLYTPFFMRKEVMQEVAQLSQFDEELYKVIGKGSEKSDDNSIDEKYLIATSEQPIAAFLRDEWLKPEDLPVRYAGFSTCFRQEVGSHGRDTRGIFRVHQFEKIEQFVYASPHDGKSWEMFDEMIETAEELYQSLGIPYRIVNIVSGALNHAASWTCWIWRPGSLAPVLSESWSPAQTAPTTRPDASASATDRPKR; via the exons ATGGTGCTCGACTTGGACCTGTTTCGGACCGACAAAGGCGGCGATCCAGAAGTCGTCCGTGAGACCCAAAGGAAGAGGTTTAAAGATGTAACACTCGTTGACAAACTGGTCTCCGCAGATACAGAGTGGAGGAAAT GCCGCTTCACTGCAGACAACCTCAACAAAGCTAAGAACCTCTGCAGCAAGAGCATTGGGGAGAAAATGAAG AGGAAGGAGCAAGTTGGGGAGGATGAGTCTTTACCTGATGAAGCGCAGAACTTGGAGTCCCTAACAGCTGAAACACTATCG GCCCTGACAGTAACCCAGATCAAGAGGGTGCGTTTGTTGGTGGATGAGGCAGTGGAGAAATCCGACAGTGAGAGGATAAAGCTCGAGGCCGAGCGCTTTGAGTACCTGAGGGAGATTGGCAATCTTCTGCACCCATCTGTACCCATCAGCAATGATGAG GATGCAGACAACAAGGTGGAGCGTACCTGGGGCGACTGCACCGTCCAGAAGAAGTACTCCCATGTTGACCTGGTGGTCATGATTGATGGCTttgatggagagaggggggctGTTGTGGCTGGGAGCAGAGGTTACTTTCTGAAG GGACCGCTGGTGTTCCTGGAGCAGGCCCTGATCAATTATGCCTTAAGGATCCTCCACGGCAAGAAGTACACCATGCTCTACACACCCTTCTTCATGAGGAAAGAGGTCATGCAGGAAGTCGCCCAACTCAGCCAGTTTGATGAAGAGCTTTACAAG GTCATTGGGAAGGGAAGTGAGAAGTCAGACGACAATTCCATAGATGAGAAGTACCTCATCGCCACCTCCGAGCAGCCCATTGCGGCCTTCCTGAGGGACGAGTGGCTCAAGCCCGAGGACCTGCCTGTCCGCTACGCCGGCTTCTCCACCTGCTTTCGACAGGAGGTGGGCTCCCATGGCAGAGACACCCGCGGGATCTTCAGGGTGCACCAGTTTGAGAAG ATTGAGCAGTTCGTCTATGCTTCCCCACATGATGGCAAATCCTGGGAGATGTTTGATGAGATGATAGAGACTGCAGAAGAATTATACCAGTCACTAGGGATTCCTTATCGCATCGTAAACATCGTCTCTG GTGCCCTAAATCATGCAGCTAGTTGGACATGCTGGATCTGGAGGCCTGGTTCCCTGGCTCCGGTGCTTTCAGAGAGCTGGTCTCCTGCTCAAACTGCACCGACTACCAGGCCAGACGCCTCCGCATCCGCTACGGACAGACCAAAAAGATGA